From a region of the Candidatus Azobacteroides pseudotrichonymphae genomovar. CFP2 genome:
- the gyrB gene encoding DNA topoisomerase (ATP-hydrolyzing) subunit B, translating into MGEYKADNIQVLEGIEAVRKRPAMYIGDIGQKGLHHLVYEVVDNSIDETLAGYCKNIQVFINDDNSVTVKDDGRGIPVDFHEKEKRSALEVVLTVLHAGGKFDKNSYKVSGGLHGVGVSCVNALSAYLRAEVRRDGKIYAQEFSCGKVTNELTIIGETNDRGTTITFKPDSSIFIVTEYKYDILASRLRELSFLNAGVRLELTDKRVSFVNGTFKHEIFYSSEGLSEFVRFIDSAKQPLIGNDIIHIITEKQGIPVEIAMTYNTSYNESISSYVNNINTIEHGTHVAGFRRALTRTLKKYAVDSKLLEKIKIEISPDDFREGLTAVISIKVQEPQFEGQTKTKLGNNEAIGAVDQAVGTALSVYLEEHPKEAKTIVDKVVLAAMARHAARNAREMVQRKSPLAGGGLPGKLADCSDRNPEKCEIFLVEGDSAGGTAKQGRERKYQAILPLRGKILNVEKAMPYKVLENSEIRNIFTALGVTIGTTEDSKGLNIDKLRYHKVVIMTDADVDGSHIATLILTFFFRHMRLMIEKGYVYIATPPLYLLKKGKVEEYCWTDQQRQAFIDKYARGDEKQVHTQRYKGLGEMNAQQLWDTTMNPEVRTLKRVTIENAAEADRVFAILMGEDVTPRREFIEDNAIYANIDV; encoded by the coding sequence TTGGGGGAGTATAAAGCAGATAACATTCAAGTACTGGAGGGGATAGAAGCTGTCCGAAAAAGACCGGCAATGTATATTGGTGATATTGGTCAAAAAGGATTGCATCATTTAGTATATGAAGTAGTGGATAATTCAATTGACGAAACTTTAGCTGGTTATTGCAAAAATATACAGGTATTTATCAATGATGATAATTCAGTTACGGTTAAAGATGACGGACGTGGTATTCCAGTTGATTTTCATGAAAAAGAAAAAAGGTCGGCATTAGAAGTCGTGCTTACTGTATTACATGCAGGAGGTAAATTCGATAAGAATTCTTACAAAGTTTCTGGTGGTTTGCACGGAGTGGGAGTTTCTTGTGTAAATGCCCTGTCAGCTTACTTGAGAGCGGAAGTTCGGCGTGATGGAAAGATATATGCTCAAGAGTTTTCTTGTGGGAAAGTTACCAATGAACTAACAATTATTGGAGAGACGAATGATAGAGGTACTACTATCACTTTCAAACCGGATAGTTCTATATTTATTGTTACAGAATATAAGTATGATATTTTAGCAAGCCGTTTACGTGAACTGTCATTTCTTAATGCAGGTGTAAGGTTGGAGTTGACAGATAAACGTGTTTCATTTGTTAACGGTACTTTTAAACATGAAATTTTCTACTCATCAGAAGGATTGAGTGAATTTGTTAGATTTATTGATTCTGCTAAACAGCCTTTAATTGGCAATGATATTATTCATATTATTACCGAAAAGCAAGGTATTCCGGTAGAAATAGCAATGACTTATAATACTTCTTATAACGAAAGTATTTCTTCTTATGTCAATAATATCAATACTATAGAGCATGGAACACACGTGGCAGGATTCCGTCGAGCATTAACTCGTACATTGAAAAAATATGCTGTAGATTCCAAATTATTGGAAAAGATAAAGATTGAAATAAGTCCAGATGATTTTCGTGAGGGGTTGACAGCAGTAATATCTATCAAAGTACAAGAACCTCAATTTGAGGGACAAACTAAGACCAAATTAGGGAACAATGAGGCGATTGGAGCTGTAGATCAAGCTGTAGGCACAGCGTTGAGTGTTTATTTAGAAGAACACCCGAAGGAAGCAAAAACTATTGTAGACAAGGTTGTTTTGGCTGCGATGGCACGTCATGCTGCTCGTAATGCAAGAGAGATGGTTCAACGCAAATCTCCTCTCGCAGGAGGTGGATTGCCTGGAAAATTGGCAGACTGTTCAGATAGAAATCCAGAAAAATGTGAAATATTTCTTGTAGAAGGAGATTCTGCCGGAGGTACTGCTAAGCAAGGACGAGAAAGAAAATATCAGGCAATCTTGCCATTGAGAGGTAAAATATTGAATGTAGAAAAAGCTATGCCTTATAAAGTGTTGGAAAATTCGGAAATTCGCAACATTTTTACTGCTTTAGGAGTTACTATTGGAACAACCGAAGACAGTAAAGGATTGAATATAGACAAATTAAGATATCACAAAGTGGTTATTATGACTGATGCTGATGTAGATGGAAGTCATATTGCCACATTGATTCTTACATTTTTTTTTCGACATATGCGTCTAATGATTGAAAAGGGATATGTCTATATTGCCACTCCTCCACTTTATCTTTTGAAGAAAGGGAAAGTAGAGGAATATTGTTGGACAGACCAACAACGTCAGGCATTTATAGATAAATATGCTAGGGGAGATGAAAAACAGGTTCATACACAACGATATAAAGGGTTAGGAGAAATGAATGCTCAGCAATTATGGGATACTACAATGAATCCTGAGGTTCGTACATTAAAACGAGTTACCATTGAAAATGCAGCAGAAGCGGATCGAGTGTTTGCTATACTTATGGGTGAAGATGTAACTCCTCGCCGTGAGTTTATCGAAGATAATGCTATTTACGCTAATATTGATGTTTAG
- the hisD gene encoding histidinol dehydrogenase has protein sequence MKILKHPHKKQWDRIIHRPLTDNTQLFKVVQDILNDIKQRGDKAIKEYELKFDNVQLDKLEVSVEEKNLAEQSIPDQLRRAILTSKKNIEKFHSAQKILLPKIETSAGIVCWQKVTPIEKVGLYVPGGTAPLFSTVLMLAIPAKIACCKEIILCTPPNSDGNIHPAILFAAKETKVDRIFKIGGIQAIGAMAYGTHSIPQVYKILGPGNQYVTAAKQLVSLNGIAIDMPAGPSEIEVIADETANPIFVAADLLSQAEHGVDSQAILLTLSEKFAKQVLWELTQQLQTLPRKTIAQKALLNSKIIILQNQQEIIELTNQYAPEHLIIETSNYKDLAEQIINAGSVFLGHYTPESAGDYVSGTNHTLPTNSYAKSYSGVNLDSFTKKITFQEITKEGIKQSAPTIEIMAENEQLQAHKNAVTFRKLTIDNI, from the coding sequence ATGAAAATATTAAAACACCCTCATAAAAAACAATGGGATAGAATCATCCACCGTCCCTTAACCGATAATACTCAATTATTCAAAGTTGTACAAGATATTTTGAACGATATAAAACAACGAGGAGATAAAGCAATAAAAGAATATGAACTAAAATTTGATAATGTACAACTTGATAAATTAGAAGTTTCAGTGGAAGAAAAAAATCTCGCCGAACAGTCAATTCCTGACCAACTCAGACGAGCTATTCTTACTTCAAAAAAGAATATAGAAAAATTTCATTCTGCACAAAAAATTCTTCTGCCAAAAATAGAAACATCTGCAGGCATAGTTTGTTGGCAAAAGGTAACTCCTATTGAAAAAGTGGGTTTATATGTTCCTGGCGGAACAGCTCCACTTTTTTCTACTGTTTTAATGTTAGCTATCCCAGCAAAAATAGCTTGTTGCAAAGAAATTATTCTTTGTACTCCACCCAATTCCGATGGGAATATTCACCCTGCAATTCTTTTTGCAGCAAAAGAAACAAAAGTGGATAGAATATTTAAAATAGGAGGCATTCAAGCAATCGGTGCAATGGCTTATGGGACACACTCTATTCCTCAAGTTTATAAAATATTAGGACCAGGTAATCAGTATGTAACCGCTGCCAAGCAATTAGTTTCTCTCAATGGAATTGCTATTGACATGCCAGCAGGTCCTTCTGAAATAGAAGTTATTGCAGATGAAACAGCCAATCCTATTTTTGTCGCTGCTGATCTACTATCGCAAGCAGAACACGGTGTAGACAGTCAGGCTATTTTGTTAACTCTCTCTGAAAAATTTGCAAAACAAGTTCTTTGGGAACTTACCCAACAACTACAAACACTTCCTCGCAAAACAATAGCCCAAAAAGCATTACTAAACAGCAAAATTATTATTCTCCAAAATCAGCAAGAAATTATAGAATTAACTAATCAATATGCTCCAGAACATTTAATCATTGAAACTAGTAATTATAAAGATCTGGCGGAACAAATTATCAATGCTGGCTCTGTATTTTTAGGACACTATACTCCCGAAAGTGCAGGAGATTATGTTTCTGGCACTAATCATACTCTTCCAACCAACAGTTATGCCAAATCTTATAGTGGAGTTAATCTTGATAGTTTTACAAAAAAAATAACCTTTCAAGAAATCACTAAAGAAGGAATAAAACAATCAGCCCCTACAATAGAAATCATGGCAGAAAACGAACAATTGCAAGCACATAAAAATGCAGTAACTTTCAGAAAATTAACTATCGATAATATTTAA
- a CDS encoding type III pantothenate kinase, producing MYIVIDQGNTILKIGLFEGKAVIKTFQTKEVKQEWFYSILKTYQPQAGILCSTREVSESLLSLLRESLSYFYEFKNNLPLPLSIDYQTPRTLGTDRLAAAVGAWYQKLNNNLLIIDIGTAITIDFVNRKGIYKGGNISLGPAMRLNALHYFTNSLPLISENGNIPIRGYDTETAIRSGVMEGIVHELGSYIEEYEKKENALTFLTGGNTIYFEKRLKGTLFVDKHLVLKGLNEILIYQKKFFKSK from the coding sequence ATGTACATAGTTATTGATCAAGGGAATACAATACTTAAAATAGGACTATTTGAGGGGAAAGCAGTAATAAAAACCTTCCAAACAAAGGAAGTAAAACAGGAATGGTTTTATTCTATTCTAAAAACTTATCAACCACAAGCAGGTATATTGTGCAGTACACGAGAAGTAAGTGAATCTTTACTCTCTTTACTTAGAGAGAGCTTATCCTACTTTTATGAGTTTAAAAATAATCTGCCTCTTCCCCTATCAATAGATTATCAAACACCACGAACTCTGGGGACAGACCGATTAGCTGCAGCAGTAGGAGCTTGGTATCAAAAACTCAACAATAATCTTCTGATAATAGATATTGGTACGGCGATTACGATTGATTTTGTTAATAGAAAGGGAATATATAAAGGAGGGAATATTTCACTAGGACCTGCTATGAGGTTGAATGCTTTGCATTATTTCACCAACTCATTGCCACTGATAAGTGAGAATGGGAATATACCAATTCGAGGCTACGATACGGAGACAGCTATACGAAGTGGTGTAATGGAAGGTATAGTACATGAATTAGGGTCATATATAGAAGAATATGAAAAGAAAGAAAATGCTTTAACTTTTCTTACAGGAGGCAATACTATTTATTTCGAGAAACGATTAAAAGGCACTTTATTCGTGGATAAACATTTAGTGTTGAAAGGATTGAATGAAATATTGATTTATCAAAAAAAATTTTTTAAGTCAAAATAA
- a CDS encoding DUF362 domain-containing protein: MAYVITEDCIACGTCIDECPVEAISEGDIYSIDANNCTECGSCASVCPSEAITKG; this comes from the coding sequence ATGGCTTACGTTATTACAGAAGATTGTATTGCTTGCGGTACTTGTATCGATGAATGTCCAGTTGAAGCTATCTCGGAAGGAGATATTTATTCAATTGATGCGAATAATTGCACTGAATGTGGTTCATGTGCTAGTGTTTGCCCTTCTGAAGCAATTACTAAAGGATAA
- the dapA gene encoding 4-hydroxy-tetrahydrodipicolinate synthase encodes MRQIVLRGMGVALITPFKCDGTVDYPALSYLVDYQLQNGIDYLIVLGTTAETPTLSYEEQKEIVRLVVSIVRERIPIVVGVGGNNTQAVIHKLNTEDFGKIDAILSVVPYYNKPTQDGIYQHFKYIAQATSLPIILYNVPSRTGVNMTAETSLLLANDFENIVAIKEASGNIDQIGVIIENKPSGFQVLSGDDELSLSLIGIGAVGVISVIGNVFPKEFGKMIRLALNGDSDNARIIHGQFAELFELLFIEGNPAGVKGMLNVMGFIENKLRLPLVPVLEATYERIKKALLMFRTQ; translated from the coding sequence ATGAGGCAAATTGTTCTTCGAGGAATGGGAGTAGCTCTTATTACTCCGTTTAAATGTGATGGTACTGTCGACTATCCGGCTTTGTCTTACTTAGTGGACTACCAGTTGCAGAATGGTATCGATTATTTGATTGTTTTGGGTACAACAGCAGAAACTCCTACACTTTCTTATGAGGAACAAAAAGAAATTGTTCGATTGGTTGTCTCTATAGTTAGAGAACGTATTCCTATCGTTGTAGGTGTAGGGGGAAATAATACACAAGCTGTAATTCATAAGCTTAATACAGAAGATTTCGGTAAAATTGATGCTATTCTTTCAGTAGTTCCGTATTACAATAAACCTACTCAGGACGGGATATACCAACATTTTAAATATATTGCACAAGCTACGTCTTTGCCAATCATCCTTTATAATGTCCCTAGTAGAACAGGTGTAAATATGACCGCTGAAACCAGTTTACTTCTTGCTAATGATTTTGAGAATATAGTTGCTATAAAAGAAGCTTCCGGGAATATAGATCAGATAGGTGTAATTATCGAAAATAAACCTAGCGGCTTTCAGGTGCTTTCTGGGGATGATGAACTTTCATTATCTTTAATAGGGATAGGAGCGGTGGGTGTAATTTCTGTTATCGGGAATGTTTTTCCTAAAGAATTTGGAAAAATGATACGTCTTGCTTTAAATGGAGATAGCGATAATGCTCGTATTATTCATGGCCAATTTGCAGAACTGTTTGAGTTATTATTTATAGAAGGTAATCCTGCAGGGGTGAAAGGTATGTTAAATGTGATGGGTTTTATTGAAAATAAACTTCGTTTACCTTTAGTACCTGTATTAGAAGCGACATATGAGAGAATAAAAAAAGCTTTATTGATGTTCCGGACGCAATAA
- a CDS encoding bifunctional riboflavin kinase/FAD synthetase, translating into MKIICDFSLIEESTTATVGFFDGVHLGHRYLIKLLKEYAKKSKLKTAIITFPIHPCKILQKDYQPFLLNTFEEKVRRLSLTEIDYCYVINFTQEFSKITAQDFIQQILHKQLRIKELLVGYDNRFGKGRIYGYKQYVQYGKSCGMSVRQIDKLPEKEDIHNSSTSIRQLLMEGKVKKAADKLSYYYSLEGKVVQGNQLGRTIDYPTANISLYDKEKVIPCKGIYATYVFIKGDKHIGMTYIGKRPTITFDEDNRIEVNIFDFDKNIYGKRIRIEFLQFIRPDIYFHNLKELQKQLGKDKAKVKKIIPLTW; encoded by the coding sequence ATGAAAATTATATGTGATTTTTCCTTAATAGAAGAATCAACTACTGCAACGGTGGGTTTCTTTGATGGAGTCCATCTTGGACATCGATATCTTATCAAACTATTAAAAGAATATGCAAAGAAGTCAAAATTAAAAACTGCAATTATTACTTTTCCAATTCACCCATGCAAAATATTACAAAAAGACTATCAACCCTTTCTTCTTAATACTTTTGAAGAAAAAGTTAGACGGCTATCTCTTACTGAAATTGATTATTGTTATGTTATTAACTTTACTCAAGAGTTCTCAAAAATCACCGCACAAGATTTTATACAACAAATATTACATAAACAATTGCGAATAAAAGAGCTTTTGGTTGGATATGATAATAGATTCGGAAAGGGAAGAATATACGGATATAAACAATATGTACAATATGGGAAAAGCTGTGGAATGTCAGTAAGACAAATAGACAAATTACCTGAAAAAGAAGATATTCATAATAGTTCCACTTCTATTCGTCAATTGCTTATGGAAGGCAAAGTAAAAAAAGCAGCCGATAAGCTGTCTTATTACTATTCTTTGGAAGGTAAAGTGGTACAGGGTAACCAATTGGGAAGAACCATTGATTACCCCACTGCCAATATTTCTCTATACGACAAAGAAAAAGTTATTCCTTGCAAAGGAATATACGCTACTTATGTATTCATTAAAGGAGACAAACATATTGGAATGACTTATATTGGTAAGAGACCAACTATTACCTTCGATGAGGATAATAGAATCGAAGTAAATATTTTTGATTTTGATAAAAATATTTACGGCAAAAGAATTCGAATAGAATTCTTACAATTTATCCGTCCTGATATTTACTTTCATAATTTGAAAGAACTACAAAAACAATTGGGAAAAGACAAAGCAAAGGTGAAAAAAATTATTCCCCTTACCTGGTAA
- the hisG gene encoding ATP phosphoribosyltransferase has translation MLRIAIQTKGRMHEKTAVLLNEVGIRLPAAKRTLLIQSNTFPAEILFLRDDDIPQAVANGVADVGIVGENEFHEKKQEAIVIKQLGFSHCRLSLAIPKEEEYPGLHWFFKKKIATSYPKILSAFLKKNAIEADIHFINGSVEISPGIGLSDAIFDIVSSGSTLISNHLKEVEIVMYSEAILISNKKLDEKKNKILQELIFRIDAVQTANDKKYILLNAPNDSLQEIFQILPGMKSPTIFPLAKKGWSSIHSVISEKQSWEIINKLKNAGAEGILIVPIEKMIL, from the coding sequence ATGTTGCGAATTGCAATTCAAACAAAAGGTCGGATGCACGAAAAAACAGCTGTTTTACTCAATGAAGTCGGTATTAGACTCCCAGCAGCAAAAAGAACATTGTTGATACAATCAAATACATTTCCGGCAGAGATTCTTTTCCTTAGAGACGACGATATTCCCCAAGCAGTTGCTAACGGAGTAGCTGATGTGGGAATTGTTGGTGAAAACGAATTCCATGAAAAAAAACAAGAAGCAATCGTAATAAAACAATTAGGATTTAGTCATTGTCGTCTTTCATTAGCTATTCCCAAAGAAGAAGAATATCCAGGCTTACACTGGTTTTTTAAAAAAAAAATAGCAACCTCTTACCCAAAAATTTTATCGGCTTTTTTAAAAAAAAATGCTATTGAAGCAGATATCCATTTTATAAATGGATCAGTAGAAATTTCGCCTGGAATAGGATTATCTGATGCAATATTTGATATTGTCAGTTCAGGAAGTACTTTGATCAGTAATCATTTAAAAGAAGTTGAGATAGTAATGTATTCTGAAGCAATACTGATTAGCAACAAAAAGCTGGATGAAAAGAAGAATAAAATACTACAGGAATTGATCTTCCGCATAGATGCTGTTCAAACTGCCAATGATAAAAAATACATTCTTTTAAACGCTCCGAATGATAGTTTGCAAGAAATATTTCAAATTCTTCCCGGTATGAAAAGTCCAACAATTTTTCCTTTAGCCAAAAAGGGATGGAGTTCCATTCATTCCGTAATTAGTGAGAAACAATCTTGGGAAATTATTAATAAGCTAAAAAATGCCGGTGCTGAAGGAATCCTTATTGTCCCTATTGAAAAAATGATTTTATAA
- a CDS encoding HD domain-containing protein, with protein sequence MIPIDIIKKYYEEKSELYDILVTHSLSVTNKALEIIQIHSEWKIDKAFILEASLLHDIGIYLTNAPAIQCFGNFPYICHGYLGSKILQKENLHRHALVCERHTGTGLTKEDIIRNNIPLHHKNSLPETLEEKLICFADKFYSKTQLCRIKTIDQIKKSLSKHGRDSVLRFEDMLKLFLG encoded by the coding sequence ATGATACCTATAGACATTATAAAAAAATATTACGAAGAAAAAAGTGAACTTTATGATATTCTGGTTACACATAGTCTATCGGTAACCAATAAGGCTCTTGAAATAATACAAATACATTCTGAATGGAAAATAGACAAAGCATTTATTCTAGAAGCATCTTTACTACACGATATAGGAATTTACCTGACAAATGCTCCTGCTATACAGTGCTTTGGCAATTTTCCTTATATCTGTCATGGTTATTTAGGATCAAAAATTCTTCAAAAAGAAAATCTCCATAGGCACGCTTTAGTTTGCGAAAGACATACAGGGACAGGATTGACAAAAGAAGACATAATACGAAACAATATTCCTCTTCATCACAAAAATTCATTACCGGAAACATTAGAAGAAAAGCTTATCTGTTTTGCTGATAAATTTTATTCCAAAACCCAATTATGCAGAATAAAAACAATAGACCAAATAAAAAAATCACTCTCAAAACATGGAAGAGATTCTGTCCTACGATTTGAAGATATGCTAAAATTATTTTTAGGATAA
- a CDS encoding DUF4301 family protein, with translation MLSQTDIKQIESRGISIRQINEQLEYFYKGFPCLSIVESASTNKGIKSLSDKEQQIYINKWFSYLDQDKIIVKFVPASGAASRMFKDLFEFLSANYTVPTTNFEQIFFSKIHRFAFYKDLDQICITNEKKSINKLIADNNYKTIVENLLLERGLNYGQLPKGLILFHTNPNGYRTAMEEHLVEGAFYAGNKVREVRIHFTISPEYRSCFESFLKEKIDIYTRLFNVKYHVDFSEQNPSTDTLALDKENRPFRDKNNLVFRPGGHGALIENLNNIIADIVFIKNIDNVVPDSFKAKTIRYKQLLAGVLVTYQERIFDYLNLIDSGKYIHENLLEMLLFLQNDLCIKNPEIKHLEDGELVLYIKSKLNRPLRVCGMVRNEGEPGGGPFLTVNPDGTTSLQILESSQIDLKDPEKRALFKNGTHFNSVDLVCTLKNYKGEKFDLFKHVNKNTGFISLKSKNGKQLKALELPGLWNGAMSDWNTIFVEVPIETFNPVKTVNDLLRPEHQ, from the coding sequence ATGCTGTCACAGACAGATATTAAACAAATTGAAAGTAGGGGTATATCCATTCGTCAAATTAACGAACAATTAGAATATTTCTATAAAGGATTCCCTTGTTTATCTATTGTTGAATCGGCTTCTACAAATAAAGGAATAAAGTCCTTATCTGATAAAGAACAGCAAATCTATATAAACAAGTGGTTTTCTTATCTAGATCAGGACAAAATAATAGTCAAATTTGTCCCTGCTTCTGGGGCTGCTAGTAGGATGTTTAAAGATTTATTTGAATTCCTTTCAGCTAACTATACTGTTCCAACTACCAATTTTGAACAGATCTTTTTTTCCAAAATTCATCGATTCGCTTTTTATAAAGATTTAGATCAAATTTGTATTACTAATGAAAAAAAATCTATCAATAAGCTGATAGCCGACAACAATTACAAAACGATAGTTGAAAATCTGCTTCTTGAACGGGGACTCAATTATGGTCAGCTTCCTAAAGGGTTAATACTGTTTCATACTAATCCAAATGGTTACCGTACGGCAATGGAAGAACACTTAGTAGAAGGTGCTTTCTACGCAGGTAACAAAGTTAGGGAAGTAAGAATACATTTTACTATCTCACCCGAATACAGATCTTGTTTTGAATCTTTCCTTAAAGAAAAAATTGATATTTATACTCGCCTATTTAACGTGAAATATCATGTAGATTTTAGTGAGCAAAACCCATCTACCGATACTTTAGCTTTGGACAAGGAAAACCGCCCTTTTCGTGATAAAAATAATTTAGTATTCCGTCCAGGTGGACATGGAGCATTAATAGAAAATTTAAACAATATTATTGCTGACATAGTTTTTATAAAAAATATAGATAATGTTGTCCCTGATTCTTTTAAAGCAAAAACCATTCGATATAAACAATTGCTTGCAGGTGTGCTAGTGACTTATCAAGAAAGAATATTCGATTATCTAAATCTGATTGATTCTGGAAAATATATACATGAAAACTTGTTGGAAATGTTACTTTTTCTCCAAAACGACCTATGTATCAAAAATCCGGAAATCAAACATTTGGAAGATGGAGAACTAGTATTGTATATCAAATCTAAATTAAATCGCCCCTTACGAGTTTGTGGAATGGTACGCAATGAGGGAGAACCTGGAGGCGGTCCATTTTTGACAGTCAATCCAGACGGTACAACTTCTTTACAAATATTAGAAAGTTCTCAAATCGATTTGAAAGATCCTGAAAAAAGAGCTTTATTCAAAAATGGGACACACTTCAATTCCGTAGACTTAGTTTGTACTCTAAAAAATTACAAGGGAGAGAAATTTGACTTATTCAAACATGTAAATAAGAACACCGGATTTATCTCTTTAAAATCAAAAAATGGGAAACAGCTCAAAGCATTAGAACTACCGGGTCTATGGAATGGAGCTATGTCAGATTGGAATACAATATTTGTAGAGGTACCGATAGAAACTTTCAATCCTGTAAAAACAGTTAATGACTTATTGCGTCCGGAACATCAATAA
- a CDS encoding DUF4105 domain-containing protein translates to MEIDLRFKIKKVRYFIFFLLCVSTLYTSKASKTDDLQVSLLTVMPYSNKVYTIYGHSVLRIHNLKQNTDIVFNWGTFGFDTRYFLYHFLKGEISYSLSKTDYYQFLQCYDLLKTTIIEQILYLSPESKEYLLQMLSVNLHPKNRAYHYNFLKDNCTTHIRNSIEKTIGAPLDIADNTHLKTIRQLIHSYTYPYPWMTFGIDLLVGSEADKPIRKRESLFLPMQLKKVVDNFTYNSGDSLVVSSLLISQSNDRKNIRSSFWHSPIQIGWLILCIYGTMISATTIGICKYQKSRIASDIFRITKVCFAFLFLSAAGVGSLILFLVLFSYHPCTSSNWNLFWVHPFHFIAFIGFFVKKPSYWKTIYLYHWFNLVLLFALLLGLRKSWLPQNLNPAIVPYALCLMLASLSYLIYKYKKMLK, encoded by the coding sequence ATGGAAATCGATTTAAGATTTAAGATTAAAAAAGTGAGATATTTTATCTTCTTCCTTTTATGTGTATCAACACTTTATACCTCTAAAGCTAGTAAAACAGACGATTTACAAGTGAGTTTGTTGACTGTTATGCCTTATAGTAATAAAGTATATACTATTTACGGACACAGTGTTTTGCGAATCCATAATTTGAAACAGAATACGGATATTGTTTTTAATTGGGGAACTTTTGGTTTTGATACCCGTTACTTTTTATATCATTTTCTCAAAGGAGAAATTAGTTATTCTCTTAGTAAAACTGACTACTATCAATTTCTTCAATGTTACGATCTATTAAAAACTACTATAATAGAACAAATCTTATATCTCTCACCCGAAAGTAAAGAATATCTTTTACAAATGCTTTCTGTTAATTTACATCCCAAAAATCGAGCATATCATTACAATTTTTTGAAAGACAATTGTACTACTCATATCCGAAATTCTATCGAAAAAACAATAGGGGCTCCTTTAGATATTGCCGATAATACTCATTTAAAGACTATTCGCCAATTGATACATTCCTATACTTATCCTTATCCTTGGATGACCTTTGGTATTGATCTATTAGTTGGAAGCGAAGCGGATAAACCTATCCGCAAACGAGAATCACTATTCCTCCCTATGCAATTAAAAAAAGTAGTAGATAATTTTACATATAATTCGGGTGATTCCCTTGTTGTTTCATCTCTTCTAATTTCACAATCTAATGATAGAAAAAACATTCGTTCATCATTCTGGCATTCTCCAATACAAATTGGTTGGCTAATTTTGTGTATATACGGAACTATGATTAGTGCAACAACTATAGGTATTTGCAAATACCAAAAGTCAAGAATTGCTTCTGATATATTCAGAATTACAAAAGTATGTTTTGCATTTCTATTTCTCTCAGCTGCTGGAGTCGGAAGTTTAATCCTGTTTCTTGTTTTGTTTTCTTATCATCCTTGTACATCCTCTAATTGGAATCTATTTTGGGTACATCCATTCCATTTTATTGCTTTTATTGGTTTTTTTGTTAAAAAACCTTCCTATTGGAAAACTATATATCTGTATCACTGGTTCAATCTAGTATTATTATTTGCATTATTATTAGGATTAAGGAAATCTTGGTTACCACAAAATTTAAATCCGGCTATAGTCCCCTATGCACTTTGTTTGATGTTAGCATCTTTGTCTTATTTGATATACAAATACAAAAAAATGTTGAAGTAA